From the genome of Nitrospira sp.:
TGCGTATTTCTCAGTCGATTCTTTTGGCGAGAAGGTGACCGGTATACATATTTCTCGCCTCTTCCCCAACAAGATGAGGCACATAGGCATGAGTCGGCCCCGTATGCGATGTTGAATAGCCGCATTCGCGCAGATATTGGTCCAATTTTTCGTAGCCGTAGTGATATTCAATCATCATGTCCGAGAACTTTCTCAGGACAGCTTTGGGAGTCTTGAGCAAGATCTCGTACTCGAAACCTTCGGTATCTAACTTAAGGAAACCATCGGCAACGTCGAAGCGGCTGACTATGTCGGAAAGCGTAATCATCGGAACGGTCTGCCCAGCCTGAGGAGTAAGAAGATTGGCGCCAAACATATCTTCAGAAGCGGGATCAAGCGTAATACTGCCGGCCTTCCCCCCCACCGCAGACAACAAGATTTCACAGGATGCAGTCAATCCATTTTGCCGTATATTTCTCTCGGCAAGGCGATGATACCCTGGGAAAGCCTCAATACCCACGACATGAGTAGCACCTTCCAGCAAGAAATAGACAGCTGTGTCCCCAAATGCCGCACCGATATCGATGACCCGCTTCCCCTTAGGACTGACAGAACCGAGAAACCCACGATAGGGATCAAATGCGAATATCTCGAAGATGGTGTCAAATCCATACTTCCCAAACGCAAATTCTAACTGCCTGCCATGGTAGTCAAAGGTCATAGACTCACCTGACAGTTTTGTTGAGGGCAACAAACTAAACAGGTGCGTGTGCAGAATGTATTTTTGCCAGGACTGCTTGGTCAGCGGCAATTCATAACCGTTTCTGAATCGGATAAGACATTTCTCTTTACTCCCATAGCGAACCAAAAGCGCATCGATCCAATTCCTCGTTGACCGAATCACATAATAGAGACTCCTGATTCTGGCTGCTGCATTGCCCAGGACGGTTCCATTCGACTCTATTGCAGAGTTCATGCTCGATCCTTTGCTTATTGTAGGATAATTATCGACCTAACAAAGAGAGAGACTGTGGGTTCAAGGTTCTAGTGCAACACCAGTATCCTGAAGCATCCAGGAACCAAGGAGTTGCACAGGGCCCTCTACCGACGCCTGACTCTTATGGAACGTGAAGCACTCAGTCGAATGTTGGCTGCCGGGTATAGCCTGCGGGCCACGGCTCAAGCGCTGCAGCGCGCGCCGAGCACGGTGGCGCGGGAACTTGCTCGGCACCGCGCCTGTCCCATCACCTATCGGGCTGTCCCAGCCCATCACCGCGCCCACCGGTGGGCCCATCGTCCCCGGAAGCCCCGCAAGCTCGCGGTCCATCGCCGGCGCCGCCGGGCCGTGTTGACGCTGCTCGCTCAGCGCTGGTCGCCTGAACAGATTGCCCACGGCTTGCGCCAGCGGTATCCTGACGATCTCACGATGCGCCTCTCGCACGAAGCCATCTACACGTATGTGTAGGGGCTGCCCCGCGGGGCGTTGAAACGCGAACTCGCCCGCTATCTGCGACGCCGTCACCGCTGTCGTCGTCCCCGCAAGATCCGCCGCTCGTCGCGCCCCGTCCAGGACATCGTGAGCATTGACGAACGGCCGGCCGAGGTGGCCGATCGCACGGTGCCCGGCCATTGGGAGGGCGACTTGTTGGTCGGCCAGGCGAACGCGTCGGCGCTCGGGACGCTGGTGGAACGCACCACCCGGTTTACGCTGCTGGTGCCGCTGACGGCCAAAGACGCGACCGCCGTGCGGCGGGCCTTCGCCCGGGAAGTGCGGACGCTGCCTGCCCAACTCCGCCGCTCCCTCACGTATGACCAGGGCCAGGAAATGCGGGAGCACCGCCTCTTTACCAAACAGACCAAGATGCAGGTCTACTTTGCCCATCCCCAGTGTCCCTGGGAGCGGGGGACGAACGAGAACACGAACGGCTTGCTGCGGCAGTTCTTTCCCGCCGGCACCGAGTTCCAGCGCGTCTCGCGGCGGGCGATCAAACGCGTGCAGGCGATGCTCAACGATCGCCCGCGGAAAATTCTGAACTGGCACAGTCCGGCTCATGCTTTTCACCACCTGGTGTGCTAAGATTTTGAATGCACAGACACACTCTCTCAGCCACCCCATCCGCTCCACCCAATTCGAAATAACCACTTGCAAGGCGTACAATTACAAATGCCAAAGGTCTCACACTGTAGGCCGCACTCAATCCATAAACCGTAAAACAGACCACCCACACTCACGACACACTGCCGCCACCATTCACTCTTGCCCAGGCCGGAGTACCACATTTGTTCGTAAGACCTACTCTACCGGGGTGAGGGAGTCAGAAAAACCAACCCTTGTGCCCACGAAGCTCCAATCAACTCAATACTCCTGCAAAACACGCAATCTGCGATGACTAAAGAAGAGCTTGTATACCTTGTATAGAACTCTATTCACCCACAAAGGCATCAGGAAAACCGGCAAGGCAATCCAGAATTCCGGGAAACTCCAATAGTACTTAAACATTTTCCACAGCTTCCCAGAAGGAGTATCCCACCCGCCAACCCAACCGACGAGCATACCCCTCCAAAGCGCGGCGAAATTCGTTTTTAGAATCTTTCGGATCGATCGACGGGTAAATTTCCCTTCAAACTCCTTCACAATAGAATAGAAATGAATTCCATAAACATTGAATCCTTCGTTTACGATCTCTCCGGTCTTGATTGTCGCCCTCTTTATTTCCTCAACGGTAGTTGGGTGGTTTAGGACATAGGGGCCGGCAAGGAAGTAGAACCTGCCCGGCCCAGAGAGGACATGAAGATAGGCACAGGTCGATGCAAACGAAAAACCCACCACATGCTTGCGCGCGATGTCCAAACCTGACAAACCACTCTGCTTCCGCATGATTTGTGTCGATACAAGACCTATCCCAGTTCCTACAACCTCCAACGCTTCGCTTCCATCTCGAAAGAAACCGGACGGTCTACCCTGGATTGCCACCCCTCGAGGAAGATCTGAGTCGAAATTTGCCCAAATCAAATTCAGATCAGGATTAGCCTTAATCAAACCAAGCACAGCATCTATCCCGCCTGACAAAAGTTCGTCATCGTCACTGAACAGCCAATAGAATTCACCCTTCGCGCGCTCCAGCAAGAACAGACTAGCCGCATCAAGACCAATTTTTGGCCCAGTGAAGTACTGAAAGTTAATGGCCTTCCCCGCGACCATCCTGTCAAATACGTCTTTTGAATCTGCAGTGGTACTATCGTCTCGCACGACCACTTCTGTCTCTGGGGTCATCTGCGGCAAGAGACCTTTCAGCATACGCTCCAGCTCATGCGGACGATTGTATGTTGGGATGCACACACTGAGAGTGATTTTGTTTTGGCTATCAATCATGAATCATGCTCGCATGCGGCGAAGATTCGTGGCCGCGTTCATGCTGTTTGACAACTTTCCTTCTCACGGGTTGCATAAATGTTCCCTACCCACATATTCCGCGACTGCTCATCCTTGAGTTGAGGCATGTACACCAAGTGGGGAGGAGTATGCTTCACGACAAACCCCGCAGCTTCAAGATGAGATTTCAATTTCTCGAACCCATAATGATATTCAATCACCATATCGGAAAATCTTCGCAGAATTGCCTTATCCGTATTCAACAATATATCGTACTCATAGCCCTCCACATCCATCTTCAGAATCCCGGAATCAACCTCAAATCTATTCACGATTTCTTCAAGCGTCATTACGGGAATCGACGTGCCCACTTCGGAGCTCTCGATGCCTACCCCAAACATATCTTCCAGATCGTGATCAATTGTTAGCGACCCCGGACTCTTTCCCGCAGCAGCAAGAATTATCTGGCAAGAATTTGAGAATCCATTTCTTCGGATGTTCTCTTCTGCCAACCGAAAGTACCCAGGGAAGGCCTCAACCGCATACACCGCCTTGGCGCCCTCAAGCAAGAACGAGACCGCAGTGTCGCCGAAAGCCGCCCCTATATCAACAACCTGCTTGCCTCGAACGCTAGTGGACTCAAAGAATTCCCGGTAGGGATCACCACCAAAAATTTCCAGCACCGTATCGAACCCATACTTCCCAAATGCAAAAGACAACTCCTTACCCTTGTATGTAAAATTAACCGTGTTC
Proteins encoded in this window:
- a CDS encoding FkbM family methyltransferase; this translates as MNSAIESNGTVLGNAAARIRSLYYVIRSTRNWIDALLVRYGSKEKCLIRFRNGYELPLTKQSWQKYILHTHLFSLLPSTKLSGESMTFDYHGRQLEFAFGKYGFDTIFEIFAFDPYRGFLGSVSPKGKRVIDIGAAFGDTAVYFLLEGATHVVGIEAFPGYHRLAERNIRQNGLTASCEILLSAVGGKAGSITLDPASEDMFGANLLTPQAGQTVPMITLSDIVSRFDVADGFLKLDTEGFEYEILLKTPKAVLRKFSDMMIEYHYGYEKLDQYLRECGYSTSHTGPTHAYVPHLVGEEARNMYTGHLLAKRID
- a CDS encoding glycosyltransferase family A protein, producing MIDSQNKITLSVCIPTYNRPHELERMLKGLLPQMTPETEVVVRDDSTTADSKDVFDRMVAGKAINFQYFTGPKIGLDAASLFLLERAKGEFYWLFSDDDELLSGGIDAVLGLIKANPDLNLIWANFDSDLPRGVAIQGRPSGFFRDGSEALEVVGTGIGLVSTQIMRKQSGLSGLDIARKHVVGFSFASTCAYLHVLSGPGRFYFLAGPYVLNHPTTVEEIKRATIKTGEIVNEGFNVYGIHFYSIVKEFEGKFTRRSIRKILKTNFAALWRGMLVGWVGGWDTPSGKLWKMFKYYWSFPEFWIALPVFLMPLWVNRVLYKVYKLFFSHRRLRVLQEY
- a CDS encoding FkbM family methyltransferase, which translates into the protein METRLKRLQLAIKTTANWPSAIAVWLGLAQECHARFKGGHVLKFNRNSWLEYLRCVYLFHHFPSATLTENTVNFTYKGKELSFAFGKYGFDTVLEIFGGDPYREFFESTSVRGKQVVDIGAAFGDTAVSFLLEGAKAVYAVEAFPGYFRLAEENIRRNGFSNSCQIILAAAGKSPGSLTIDHDLEDMFGVGIESSEVGTSIPVMTLEEIVNRFEVDSGILKMDVEGYEYDILLNTDKAILRRFSDMVIEYHYGFEKLKSHLEAAGFVVKHTPPHLVYMPQLKDEQSRNMWVGNIYATREKESCQTA